The segment AAAAATTAGAGAGGTGGAGATCCATATCGTTACATAATGCTAAGTTTGCAAACCTGCAGACCCTTTGCTGCAAAGAATGTGGAATTAAATCTCTAAGAAAAATAAAGGAAAAAATTATTAGCAAAGTTAGAAAGCTGAATTTGATGAACCAGTTCACCTCTGCCGGAATAAAGGTGAGGACGAGGAGCCAAAGCCAGCAGCACAGGAAGATGATGAGATCATTTTGGGAAGGTTTGACCAGGGACCGAAACATACATTCTTCAAGGATAGGTGCAGCAATTACTGCCATAACTACAAATTTCCACGGATTTTCTTCGAGAAGTTTATCTATTTCTCCCTGTTGATATTGATGAAGCTCAAGGGAAGGAAAGACAGTTTGTAGTATTCCTAAAACAATAAAAAAGAAAACATAAGAAGCCAGCATCCAGCCATAATTGCGAAGCAGGTTTCTAATTTTCATTGATTTCTTATCCAACAATCCCTTTATTTACAAACTTACCACCCTTCCCCGGGAGAGGTCGGGGAAGGTTTCAGCAGTCGCTCATACTTACATTCACTGCAAGTCCTCCTTCTGAAGTTTCCTTATATTTAGAATTCATATCCTTTGCAGTGTCCCACATTGTCTCAATTACTTTATCCAAAGGGACCTTTGCTTTAGAAGCGTCACTTTCAATAGCAATTTCGGCAGCATTTATGGCTTTTATGGCGCCCATGGCATTTCTTTCTATACAAGGAATCTGAACCAAACCTCCAATGGGGTCGCAGGTTAGGCCCAGGTGGTGCTCCATAGCAATTTCACTGGCCATTAAAACCTGTTCTGGTGTACCACCCATAACTTCAGTTAGAGCACCTGCCGCCATTGCAGATGATACCCCAATTTCAGCCTGGCAGCCACCCATAGCTGCAGAGATTGTAGCACCTTTTTTAAATAAACTTCCTATTTCACCCGCCACCAGCATAAAACGTTTAATATCCTCAAAAGTGGCATTGTGATTTTCGATCACCAGGTAATACATTAATACTGCGGGTACAGTTCCTGCACTCCCATTTGTGGGAGCAGTTACCACCCTACCTAAAGAAGCATTCACCTCATTCACGCTAATAGCCAAAGTACTTACCCATTTTAGTATCTGCCTGAACTTAACCTCTGTCTTTCTGATAGTTTGCAGCCATTCTTCTGGTGAATCATATACTGCTTCTCCTATAAGACTTTTGTGCATGTCGGGAGCTCGACGGTGTACATTTAAGCCTCCCGGTAAGGTGCCTTCTGTATGACAGCCTATATACATGGAATTCAGCATCACGTCCCAAACCTGTCTCAGGCTAAGCGTTTATTTCTTCATCACTTCTCATCGACCTTTCGTTTTCAAGAACGATTTGAGAAATGGGTTTGTTTTGGTCTTTGCAGTAGGCGAGAAGCTCGGTAGCTTTTTCAATAGGAAAAGGAAAACCTGCAAAGCTTTCCATTTTGCGTTTGGCATTCTTCCGCTCCTCCTTGACTACAAATCCGCCACCAATTGAATAGAAGGAGGAAGAATTAGTTTTCCCGCTGGTAAGAGTAGATCTAAAAGTTATGCCGTTGGGATGAAAATCCAGGAATTTCCTGTTAAATTTTATATCATTTTCAGGATCAAAAGCAATAGCGCGTTCGCCATTAAGATTTAGCCTTTTAAAGACATTAATATTATTGATTTCAGGATCTATTTGGTCAATTTCCATTTTAACGGGGTCGTGTCCGCAAAGACCCAGGATCACAGCAATATCAGTAGCGTGCCCTTTTCCGGTAAGGGAAAGAGAGCCATATAAATCTATGTGAATTTGGGAAACTTCATCAAAGATTCCTTTTTGCTTTAATTCAGCAACCCAACGTTGCGCAGCTCTCCAGGGTCCCAAAGTATGGGAACTGGACGGGCCAACGCCCACCTTCAACATATCAAAAACACTGATAGCTTCTCTCTTTTGCATCAAGCCTCTTAAATTTGGCTGCAAAAATAAGGATTTACAACGTTATCGGAAGATATTCTGAATTGTTATTTGTGGGAGTAGTGAGGAATTAGTATTGAGTATTGAGAGGTGAGTATTGAGTATTTAGTAATGAGATTGAGAAGAGAGCAGAGAAAAAAGAACAGAGAAAAGAGAAAAGAGAATAGAGAAGATTAAAATCATCTTATATCCGAAACTGGAAAAGCATAAAGCAGAATTAAAAAACCAGAGACTTTAAAACTTTACACTCAAATCTTGAAGCTTCAGGCCTGAAACCTGAATGTGAAGCCTGAAACCTTGAACCTGAAACTTGAAACCTCAAACTATTTCTGCCATGATGTCATAACTTTTTCGCTGGCATAGTGATTGACTAATACAGGTTGTTAAACTGGAACAATAATAAAAAACAACGTATAAAGTTATGAGTAAAATAATTGGAATTGACTTAGGTACTACCAACTCATGCGTTGCAGTAATGGAAGGAAATGAGCCAACGGTTATCCCAAACGCCGAAGGTAAGAGAACAACACCTTCTGTAATTGCTTTCGTAGAAGGTGGTGAAATTAAAGTAGGTGACCCTGCAAAGCGTCAGGCGGTAACTAACCCAACCAAGACCGTGGCATCTATAAAAAGATTTATGGGGAATAAATTTTCTGAATCTTCAAAAGAAGCAGGAAGGGTGCCTTATAAAGTACAAAAAGGTGATAATGATACTGCCCGTGTAGATATAGACGGAAGGATGTACACTCCCCAAGAGCTTTCAGCAATGATACTTCAAAAAATGAAGAAAACTGCTGAAGACTATTTAGGACATGATGTATCTGAAGCAGTTATTACTGTGCCTGCTTACTTTAATGACTCCCAACGCCAGGCTACTAAAGAAGCCGGAGAGATTGCAGGACTTAAAGTGAGAAGAATTATAAACGAACCAACCGCAGCAGCACTTGCATACGGTCTTGATAAAAAATCTACCGATCAAAAGATCGCTGTATATGACCTTGGTGGTGGTACATTTGATATCTCTATCCTTGAATTAGGAGACGGAGTTTTTGAAGTACTTTCTACAAATGGAGATACTCACCTTGGTGGGGATGATTTTGACCAGGTGATCATTGATTATTTAGCTGAAAAGTTTCAGCAGGCAGAAGATATAGATCTTAGGAAAGATCCTATGGCTTTGCAACGTCTTAAAGAAGCTGCAGAAAAAGCCAAAATCGAGTTGTCTTCTTCTTCACAGACTGAAATTAACCTGCCTTATGTAACGGCAACTTCTTCAGGACCAAAACACCTTGTGGAAACTTTGACCAGGTCTAAATTTGAGCAACTTGCAGACACTTTGGTAAAACGTTCTATGGATCCTGTGCAAAAAGCGCTTAGCGATGCAGGTTTATCCAAGAGTGATATTGATGAGGTAATCCTTGTAGGTGGATCAACCCGTATTCCTAAAATTCAGGAAGAAGTTGAAAAATTCTTCGGAAAAAAACCATCAAAAGGGGTGAACCCCGATGAGGTTGTTGCAATTGGAGCAGCTATTCAGGGTGGAGTATTAACCGGAGACGTAAAAGATGTATTGTTACTTGACGTAACTCCTCTTTCTCTTGGTATTGAAACAATGGGTGGTGTTAACACAAAACTTATTGAGTCAAATACGACTATTCCTACCAAGAAATCACAGACTTTCTCAACTGCGGCCGATAATCAGCCTTCTGTAGAGATCCACGTGTTACAGGGAGAGCGCCCCATGGCAACCGATAACAAAACAATTGGAAGGTTCCACCTTGACGGAATTCCACCGGCACCAAGAGGAACTCCTCAAATTGAAGTAACTTTTGATATTGATGCCAATGGTATTATAAAAGTAAGTGCTACTGATAAAGCTACAGTAAATCTCAGGATATTAGAATTGAAGCTTCTTCAGGTTTAACCGAAGAGGAAATCCAAAAGATGAAGCAGGAAGCTGAAGCAAATGCTGAAAGCGATAAGAAAGCCAAGGAGAAAGTAGACAAGCTTAACGAAGCTGATGCTATGATCTTCCAGACTGAAAAGCAACTGAAAGAATTTGGAGATAAACTTTCTGCAGATAAGAAGCAGCCAATTGAAGATGCATTGGCCGATCTCAAGAAGGCTTATGAAACCAAGGAAGTTGAAACTATTCAGCCTGCCTTAGATAAAATCAACGAAGCCTGGAAAGTGGCATCTGAAGAGATGTACAAAGCACAGGCCGAACAAGGCGGACAGCCGGGAGCAGGTGGACCACAAGGTGCACCCGGAGCAAACGGTCAACAAGCCGGAGGCGGAGAATCTAAACAAGGAGACGACGTTGAAGACGTAGATTTTGAAGAGGTGAAGTAAGCAGAACGTTGATTTTGCTGCATAGCAAAATCTTACGTATCGCTTATCCTGAGCTGCAGGCGAAGGATCTCACCCTCCTAAATCTTTCCCCATAAGGAGAGGACTTACTAAAGCAAAAGCGTGATCATTAATTTGGTCACGCTTTTTTTATTCCACTCCATGGGAGGGGTGCCTGAAAGGCGTGGTAGGAATTGAATAAGTTGCTGCAACTAAAAATTAAATATTTCAGCATAATTTCCTGCTATTCTAAGGCTTCTTGTCCTACTTCGAAGCTGTACCTTTGATGGGAAGCCGGGGGTAAATTTGCGGTAAATGGGAATGGAGTCATTATGGGGCAATTGCCCACCCCGTCCTTCGGACACCCCTCCGTGGGAGGGGAATTTTTGCCGGATCTGTTTTATATAAATTGTTCCAAATCTAATAAGCCAGGTCGTTTGCTAATTACAAAACTCCTTTTTTACAAGAAGAAATTATAGTAAATATACACCACGTTAAATACTACCAGCAACCCAAAGCAAATTAAGCTAAAGATCCTGAAAGATATTCCCGGCCTGTCTTTCTCCGGCATTTGTTCCCCTGTTACCAGCTTATAATTGAACCAGGCAAGAAAAGGAGCAGATAGAAAGGACAATCCCGCGGCGAAATCAACTAAAGTTGTAAAGGAGCCGGAAAGAAAAAATAAGATAGAAAGCGATAGCACCGGAATAATAAAAATAGAAATTTGATAAATTCTCCATTTGTCTTTTTGATCCTGCACATCTTCTCTGTCAGGATTTCTTAATTCTGAAATTACCCTTGGATAAGCATCAGTAACAGTGAGTACAGTGCTGAACATTGTAATAAAGGCAGCGACCGAAATTAATGGTTTGCTCCAGTTACCTAATGTCTGCCCATAAAGATTGATCAACTGTGACGAAAATTCTACGCTATTGGGAGAAAAGGAAGTGCCGCTGCCAAACATCACCAATACGCCAAGAAGGAAGAACAGAACCCCTATAAAAGCTGCAGAAAGGTAACCAATATTGAAATCTACAAAAGCTCCTTTAACTGATAATTTCTGTTTCGTCTGTGTTGCACGCTCCTTTGTCCAGAGGGAATGCCATACGGCAGCATCCAGAGGAATCGGCATCCAACCCATAAAAGCAATAATAAAACCTATACTTGCTGTGGTCCATAGAGAAGGAGCTTCAGTTGCCATAGCTTTTTCTGTGGTGCTTAGCGCCAAAAGCCATTAACACAGCGGCTAAAGTAGCAAGTGTAAGAACAGAAACTATGACCTTCATACTTTTATCCAATCCAGGATATTTCCCGATAAGAAGAAGAGCGATACAGGATATTAAAATGATCAGGCTCCATAGAAAAGGGCTAAGCCCAAAATTGAATAGTCTTTCTGCAAGTCCTGCTGTGACTATTGTTACAGCAGCCTGAATTATGAACATGCTGCCTATCGTAAGCAACACATAAGTCCAGTAAGAAAATTTCCCCAGCCTTTTATAACCGGATATTAAATGTCTCCCAGTACCCGCGGCAAACCGGGGACCAAATTCCAGAAAAGGATATTTGGAGATGCAGGCGAGGACTAAAACCCAAATAAGAATAAAACCATAATCGGCTCCTGCACGGGTTGCCTGTACCAAATGCGATACTCCAACTGCCGCTCCCGCGAGTAAAAATCCGGGACCAATGCTTTTTAAAAGAGAGCCAAGGGATTCGGGTAAGGGGGTGTTGTTTTTTTCCATAGAGTCACTTACTTGTTCTGCAGTAGGAAAGTTAATTGTTATTTGTTATTAGGTGAAAATTTTTCGGGAAAGCTTTGTTTAAAATTTTCAGGCATTCCCGCTGAACTTCAGCCCCGCGAAATCTCCTTAATTATTTCCACATTCATCTCGTGACCTCCTTCAAAAGAAATAATTTCTAAGCGATCTCTAAATAGTTCCTGCGCTCTTTCGTGTTCCACCTTAAGCCGCTCCTCCTGGAGGTATTCATCTTTGGTACCATAGATCAATGTGACTTTAGTATTGGTGAGAAATTGAAAATCCTCCGGTCGAAGTTCCCTGGGAAGTCCGCCGGAGCAAAGTAGGAGTCTTGAGCACTCTACTTTATTTCTGGCCACCCAACGGGTAGCAACAGATACTCCCTGGGAATAACCCAGCAGGATAAGATTGGGTTTGTTTTGGAGAGCTTCTGCAGTATAGATTTCTTCCAGATAATTAAGTACATTTTCGATTTCAGCCTCTGTATTTTCTTTGGTTAACCAGGAAGCGCCCACATGGCGATATTCACTATTGAGATAATATTTTGATTGCGCCTGCGGAGCTATTATGTAGTTTTCTTCAGGATCAAGATCTTTAAAATACTTCAGGAAGTAGCGGCTCAAATATCCTATTCCGTGAAGAACTACCCACACGTTTTTTGTAGTTTCCTTGTATTTATTTAAAGTGCTGTATGTATTGCTTATCTCGTAAGAAACCTTTTTTTCGGAGGTATTCATTTGTTTGGTTTTGTATTTTTACAAAGAAAACAATCTTATCAGGATGAAGAAAGAAGAAATACTTGCAAAGTGCAGGGAAATGTCCAAAAATACTTTAATGGAAACCTTAGGAATTGAATTTATAGATTTGGGAGAGGATTTCGTTCTTGCAAAAATGCTTACTACTTCAAAAGTGCATCAGCCGGATGGAGTGCTTCACGGTGGCGCGAGTGTAGCTTTAGCTGAAAGTGTTGGCAGTGTGGCCTCTCATATTTTTTTGGATTCTTCGGAATTTTTCATTCGTGGTATTGAAATTTCAGCAAATCACTTAAAGAGCATTTCTGAAGGAGATGTCTTTGCCCGGGCAACCTTTCTGCATAAAGGACGAACTACCCAATTATGGAATATTAGGATAACCGATGCTGAAGAAAACCTGATTTCTATTGTAAAACTAACAACAATTGCTCTCCCAAAGAAAAAGTAGAGATGACAGAACAAAAAGAATTTTTTCAACGGCTGAAAGAACAAACGCAGGGGAAGTTCCCTTTCGTAGCATATAGAGAACCTTCAGAAAAAGGTGGAGTTATTAAAGCTTTATTACAAACGTATATTGAAGTTTATAAAACTGTTGATTTTTCTGAAAGTGGGTTTGTTTTTGCGCCTTTTGATTCCGGGGAAGAAGCAGTTTTTATTCCAAAGGAGAAATCAGATTATCTTGAAACCACTTTACAGGTAAAAGAAAACTTTGAAATGGCTCCTGTTATTGATTATTCCAATTCAAATGCAATTGCTGAAAAGGAAAGATACATTGACATTGTTCAACAAGGTATTGACGCCATTCATGAGGGAGAGTTTAGAAAAGTAGTTTTATCGCGAAAGGAAGTTTTGGAAACCGGACCTCAGGATGCTGTCGTTTTATTTGAAAGACTTCTTAAAAAGTATCCCGAAGCCTTTGTTTATCTTTTTTATCACCCGCTTGTTGGAACCTGGCTGGGAGCTACTCCAGAGAGCTTACTGGAGATAGAACGAAATAGGTTTAAAACAATGGCTCTTGCGGGAACTCAAAAATTTCAAAATTCTGAAAATGTGGAATGGGGAGAAAAAGAAAAGGAGGAACAACAAATTGTAACTGAGTCTATTCTTGAAAATCTTAGAGGGAAATACATAAATATTCGAAAATCTCAACCACACACCTCCAGAGCCGGAAACCTTTTACATTTAAAAACCGATATCGCAGGTGAACTAACTCCCGATCCTGATAATCTTAAAAACTTAATTGCTGCTCTACATCCCACCCCGGCTGTATGCGGCCTGCCCAGGGATGCTGCAAGGAAATTTCTTCAGGAAACGGAAAATTACGACAGGGAATATTATACCTGAGCTTCCTGGGAGAAATAAATATGAAGCAGGAAGTGAAACGCAGCAATAACAGGAGAAACCAGGAGAACCAGGCTTATTCGAGTGTAGTTAACAGGTCTTCTCTCTTTGTGAATTTAAGATGTATGAAAATTAGAAAGGATACTACCGAAATTTTTATTGGCGGCGGAATTACCAAAGACAGTATTCCATCAGCTGAATGGGAGGAAACCCTTAACAAATCAGGAACTATGAAAGCTGTTTTAGATATGCTTGACAGGAAAATGGGTTAGTATTAAGTAGAAAACCTCACAGGTTTTTAAAACCTGTGAGGTTTAGTTAGGAATAGGAAGTGCTAATATTTAATAGCTGTTTCCGCCCATACTTAGGAATGAAAGTCCAAAGATTACGAGAATCATCACGTAAAATGCAGTGACTACAAGGATCCATAATAGAGTTGCTTTCGCCCAATTTGATTTATTGACATTATTCCCGCTTCCAAAAGACCAGACGAGGAGCATGATCAATCCTACAATAGGAATGGCTGTAATAAACAAGGTCCAGAACCAGTCACTTGTACGCACTTAGTCTCGCATCCTGGACGGGATAAAAATTTGCAGGAGAAGTCATTTCCATTTTATCTTAATTTAGTTAGTTAGATTTAATGAATGTATATAATACAATTTACAAAACCAAAAGAAATGTTAAAATGTAATGAAGAATATTAATGCCTGTGATGAGGCGTGTGAGCCATCGGGAACAGCTAATTTTCAGATGGAAAATTTGTAAATTTGGTGATCTATGAAATATTCTAAAATACCCGTAGCACAATCAATAGTAACTCTTTGTGTAGCAAAAAACATAAAACATGTTGTTATCTCTCCCGGATCTCGCAACGCTCCCTTAACTATAGGATTTACACATCACCCTGAAATTACTGCCTACAGCATTGTAGATGAACGTTGTGCCGCTTTCATGGCCCTTGGAATGGCACAGCAGCTGCAGGAGCTTATGGCGGTGGTTTGTACATCGGGATCGGCTTTATTAAATTATTATCCGGCAGTTGCTGAAGCTTTTTATAGTGATATCCCGCTGGTGGTAATATCGGCGGACAGGCCTATCGAGAGGATCGATATTGGCGATGGCCAAACGATTCGGCAAAAGAATGTTTTCCAGAATCATATATGTTATTCGGCCAATCTTCATTCTGAATTGGTACTGGAAACGGCGGCTACAGATAAAAAGCTTCAGCAAAAACAATTTGAGGCTCAAAAACATAACGAGCGGGAGATCAACCTAGCACTAAATAAGGCTCTGGAAGAGAAGGGGCTGGTTCACATCAATGTTCCGTTTTACGAGCCTTTATACGACATTGTGGAAGACCTGAAGGTAAACCCGTTACAAATTTTTCCGGAAGAAAGGGAAAGAATCTATACCGAAAAGGAACTGGAGCCGTATTTAGAGTTATGGAATAAAGCAAAGAGGAAGATGGTAATCGTAGGTGTGGCGGCACCAAATGCGGTAGAACAACAATTTTTGGAAGCTCTGGCCACAGATGAATCTGTCATTGTATTTACTGAAACTACTTCAAATCTTCAGCATCCGGAGTTCTTCACCAGGATCGATACGTTGATTGGCCCAATAGAACGATCTGAAGATGCAGAAGAGCAATTCAAGGCTTTGCAGCCTGATATCCTGCTCACTTTCGGCGGAATGATCATCTCCAAAAAAATCAAATCCTTCCTTAGGAATTATCAACCGAAACAGCACTGGCACGTAGATCCTAAAAAAGCTTATAATACTTTCTTTTGCCTGAACAAACATTTTGAGACTCCTATTAACTCATTCTTCAGAAGCTTTCTAAATCTAACTGAAGCAGTACAGAGTGACTACGGAAAAATCTGGAAAGAGATTAAAAAGAAACGCCAGCAACGGCACGATCTGTATGTACAGGAAATTCCATATTCCGATTTCAAGGCGATGCAGGCTATTGTTCCGGCTGTACCGCTGAACTACAATGTTCAGCTTGGGAATAGCTCAACGGTACGCTATGCACAACTTTTCAAGTGGGATAGCAGCCACAAAATGTACTGTAATCGAGGAACGAGTGGAATAGACGGAAGCGTTTCTACAGCTGCGGGGTCGGCAATTATCAGTAAAGATCCAACTCTGCTAATTTGTGGAGATCTTAGTTTTTTCTATGACAGCAATGGCTTGTGGAACAATTATATTCCTAAGAATTTCAGAATTATAGTCCTTAACAATGAAGGAGGAGGAATTTTCAGGATACTTCCGGGGAATAAAAATACTGAAAACTTTGACAAATATTTTGAAACTACTCATAATCTCAATGCATCTTCTATTTGTGAAACCTTCGGCTTCAACTATTCTTCAGCAAAAAATTCAGAAGAAATAGAAACCAATCTGAAAAACTTTTTTGAGGATTCTGCTAAACCCAAACTGCTGGAAATTTTCACTCCCAGAAAGGTTAATGATGAGGTGCTCCTGGAGTATTTCAGCTTTATGAAATCTTGAGATCCAGATTTAGAAGTCAACGGAAAATCTGTTATATTAAAAGTATCTTTACATTTTTAAACTGAAATTTATGCTTAGGATAGGCGAGTACCATACAATGAAGATCAACCGGGATACCGAGCCGGGATTATTTTTAGAAAATGAAGAGGGCGATGAAGTGTTGCTTCCCAACAAATACAAACCTGAAAGTTTTGCTATTGGTGATGAGATTAAGGTCTTTGTTTATCTCGACCACCAGGAACGGCCTGTTGCCACGACTCTCAAACCTTACGTAAAGCTGGATGAATTTGCCTATTTAAAATGTGTGGAAGTGAGTGATATTGGAGCTTTTTTAGACTGGGGGCTGGAGAAACATCTTTTTGTTCCTTACCGGGAAATGGCTTCAAAAATGAGGAAAGGCAGCTGGTATCTTATATTTTGCTACCTAGATGAAGAGACGTACTTACTCGTAGCATCAAGCAAGACCAATGCTTTCCTGGACAACAGGGAGTTGACAGTTGAACCATTTGAAGAGGTGGATCTTATTGTTGCCAACCCTACAGATCTTGGTATGAATGTAATCGTGAATGAAATTCACCAGGGACTTATTTTTAAGGATGATCTTTTCCAGGACCTGCAACCGGGAGACCGTTTAAAAGGATGGGTAAAGAAAACGCGGCCTGATGGTAAAATTGATGTTACCCTGCAGAGACCGGGTTATAGAAGTATTGAACCTAATGCACAGGATATACTTAATGAGCTGTCTTTGAAAAATGGCTATTTACCTTTAACAGATAAATCTTCGCCTGAAGAAATTCAGAAAAAGCTACAAATGAGCAAGAAGAGCTTTAAAAAAGCGGTAGGCACTTTATATAAGCAAAGACAGATAGAAATTAAAGACGACGGAATTTACCTCTTAAAAGATCAATAGTAGTAATAACCTCTGCCCGAGTAGGGGGAGTAGACTCTCCCTCTAAGAAAAGGATTATGATAACTGTTTAAATAGTTAGCTCCTGTAGTTTCGGCAGCATTGCGGTAAACAGAATTCCTTGTGCCTCTGGTATAAGCGTCAGGGCTAAAAGACTGGTTGAAAAATCTTGGTGTAAGGCTGAAACTATCATCTCTATCTACAGAAACATTGTTTGCAACCTGAGGAACCTGTACTTACGGAGCAAGCTCCATGGTCCTTCTTTTCATTCGCTGCTCCTGTTCCATAAAAGCTGCAATATCAATTTCCTTCCGTTCGTTGTCCCTGTCCCAGATCACTTCTCTAATTCGGAATTTACTTATGTTGGGAACTTCAGGTGCAAGATTAGTAAGGGATGGCCTTATTTCCAGCCTTTGAATTAGAAAATCTGAACGTTCTTCCACAGCCGGAATTTCCTGTGCCACTCCCGAAATCCAGGAGAGGAAGAAAACAACAACAAGTCCGAAAATTCTCATAATACTTACTTTTCCAACACCACATCAAATAGTATGCAATTTTTATTTGTTCGGTGTAATTCCTTATTTATCAAAAATATAAAATTCCTGTTGTAATTAAGGTAAAATACATACTTTCGTTCTAAACAAACTAAAAATAACATGAAAAAAATTACAGCTGTTATTGCTTTTCTATTGATCGGATTTGCAGGCTTTTCACAGACAGATTACAAACAAAAAACTATTGACCTTATAACCATAACTTCAGGTCCTCAATTTGATGTTGTTATTCAACCTTTTGTAGACATGGTACCCGAGCAGAACAGGGAGGCCCTTAAAAAAGATCTTAAGGCAAGTATGGTAGATCTATATGATAAACTTGCAGTGGTATATATGGAGAGTTATACCGAGGAAGATGTAGATGCTATCCTGGCCTTCTATGAAACTCCTGTCGGAAAAAAAATGATTTCTGAAACTCCTGAAATTACTAAAAAATCTATGCAGATTGGGCAAATGTGGGGGATGCAGCTTCAGCCGTTAATTGCGAAATATTCAGAATAAAATGTGAGAAGGGGATTACGAGGCAGGAAACAAGAGTCAAGAGTCAAGACAATAGACAATAGACAATAGACAATAGACAAGAGATTACTTATCTTTAATTTAAAATTATGGTTTGAGAAGGAGTTTGTTTTAATACACAAGCTCCTTTTTTTTGTGCGGATTGAGTATAGTAATAGTTGGTTTTGTACCCGGGGATTAAGTTTAAAATTATATTTTTACTAAAAGAAGAAAAATGAGCAATATTGAGTGGCAAATCGCCAAAAAATATCAGGATATAACTTATAAAAAATCAAATGGAGTAGCCAGAATAGCATTTAACTAAGCCCGATGTGCGTAATGCCTTTAGGCCAACAACAACCAGTGAGCTTTATGACGCGTTTTATGATGCACAGGAAGATACTTCCATAGGAGTAGTGTTGCTTTCAGCTGAGGGTCCTTCGTCTAAAGACGGGGTTTATTCCTTTTGTAGTGGAGGAGATCAAAAAGCGAGAGGCCATCAGGGCTATGTGGGCGAAGACGGAATGCACAGGTTAAATATTCTTGAAGTTCAGCGATTGATAAGGTTTATGCCTAAAGTTGTTATTGCCGTAGTTCCCGGATGGGCAGTGGGTGGAGGTCATAGCCTGCATGTGGTTTGCGACCTTACCCTTGCAAGTGAAGAGCACGCTATTTTTAAACAAACCGATGCTGATGTCACAAGCTTTGATGGAGGGTATGGCTCTGCTTACCTTGCAAAAATGGTAGGGCAGAAGAAGGCCCGGGAAATATTCTTTTTAGGACGAAATTATTCGGCTAAGGAGGCTTACGAAATGGGAATGGTGAATGCCGTAATTCCGCACGCCAAACTTGAGGAGACAGCTTATGAATGGGCGCAGGAGATCCTTGCTAAATCTCCGACTTCTATAAAAATGTTGAAATTTGCAATGAACCTTACAGATGACGGAATGGTTGGTCAGCAGGTATTTGCCGGGGAAGCTACCCGACTTGCCTATATGACCGATGAAGCCAAAGAAGG is part of the Antarcticibacterium sp. 1MA-6-2 genome and harbors:
- a CDS encoding divalent metal cation transporter, coding for MEKNNTPLPESLGSLLKSIGPGFLLAGAAVGVSHLVQATRAGADYGFILIWVLVLACISKYPFLEFGPRFAAGTGRHLISGYKRLGKFSYWTYVLLTIGSMFIIQAAVTIVTAGLAERLFNFGLSPFLWSLIILISCIALLLIGKYPGLDKSMKVIVSVLTLATLAAVLMAFGAKHHRKSYGN
- a CDS encoding alpha/beta hydrolase translates to MNTSEKKVSYEISNTYSTLNKYKETTKNVWVVLHGIGYLSRYFLKYFKDLDPEENYIIAPQAQSKYYLNSEYRHVGASWLTKENTEAEIENVLNYLEEIYTAEALQNKPNLILLGYSQGVSVATRWVARNKVECSRLLLCSGGLPRELRPEDFQFLTNTKVTLIYGTKDEYLQEERLKVEHERAQELFRDRLEIISFEGGHEMNVEIIKEISRG
- a CDS encoding PaaI family thioesterase, with translation MKKEEILAKCREMSKNTLMETLGIEFIDLGEDFVLAKMLTTSKVHQPDGVLHGGASVALAESVGSVASHIFLDSSEFFIRGIEISANHLKSISEGDVFARATFLHKGRTTQLWNIRITDAEENLISIVKLTTIALPKKK
- a CDS encoding chorismate-binding protein; translation: MTEQKEFFQRLKEQTQGKFPFVAYREPSEKGGVIKALLQTYIEVYKTVDFSESGFVFAPFDSGEEAVFIPKEKSDYLETTLQVKENFEMAPVIDYSNSNAIAEKERYIDIVQQGIDAIHEGEFRKVVLSRKEVLETGPQDAVVLFERLLKKYPEAFVYLFYHPLVGTWLGATPESLLEIERNRFKTMALAGTQKFQNSENVEWGEKEKEEQQIVTESILENLRGKYINIRKSQPHTSRAGNLLHLKTDIAGELTPDPDNLKNLIAALHPTPAVCGLPRDAARKFLQETENYDREYYT
- a CDS encoding chorismate-binding protein: MKQEVKRSNNRRNQENQAYSSVVNRSSLFVNLRCMKIRKDTTEIFIGGGITKDSIPSAEWEETLNKSGTMKAVLDMLDRKMG
- the menD gene encoding 2-succinyl-5-enolpyruvyl-6-hydroxy-3-cyclohexene-1-carboxylic-acid synthase gives rise to the protein MKYSKIPVAQSIVTLCVAKNIKHVVISPGSRNAPLTIGFTHHPEITAYSIVDERCAAFMALGMAQQLQELMAVVCTSGSALLNYYPAVAEAFYSDIPLVVISADRPIERIDIGDGQTIRQKNVFQNHICYSANLHSELVLETAATDKKLQQKQFEAQKHNEREINLALNKALEEKGLVHINVPFYEPLYDIVEDLKVNPLQIFPEERERIYTEKELEPYLELWNKAKRKMVIVGVAAPNAVEQQFLEALATDESVIVFTETTSNLQHPEFFTRIDTLIGPIERSEDAEEQFKALQPDILLTFGGMIISKKIKSFLRNYQPKQHWHVDPKKAYNTFFCLNKHFETPINSFFRSFLNLTEAVQSDYGKIWKEIKKKRQQRHDLYVQEIPYSDFKAMQAIVPAVPLNYNVQLGNSSTVRYAQLFKWDSSHKMYCNRGTSGIDGSVSTAAGSAIISKDPTLLICGDLSFFYDSNGLWNNYIPKNFRIIVLNNEGGGIFRILPGNKNTENFDKYFETTHNLNASSICETFGFNYSSAKNSEEIETNLKNFFEDSAKPKLLEIFTPRKVNDEVLLEYFSFMKS
- a CDS encoding S1 RNA-binding domain-containing protein, coding for MLRIGEYHTMKINRDTEPGLFLENEEGDEVLLPNKYKPESFAIGDEIKVFVYLDHQERPVATTLKPYVKLDEFAYLKCVEVSDIGAFLDWGLEKHLFVPYREMASKMRKGSWYLIFCYLDEETYLLVASSKTNAFLDNRELTVEPFEEVDLIVANPTDLGMNVIVNEIHQGLIFKDDLFQDLQPGDRLKGWVKKTRPDGKIDVTLQRPGYRSIEPNAQDILNELSLKNGYLPLTDKSSPEEIQKKLQMSKKSFKKAVGTLYKQRQIEIKDDGIYLLKDQ
- a CDS encoding DUF2059 domain-containing protein produces the protein MKKITAVIAFLLIGFAGFSQTDYKQKTIDLITITSGPQFDVVIQPFVDMVPEQNREALKKDLKASMVDLYDKLAVVYMESYTEEDVDAILAFYETPVGKKMISETPEITKKSMQIGQMWGMQLQPLIAKYSE